In Oscillatoria sp. FACHB-1406, the DNA window TGCGGCGCAACTGCCCTCACTGTAGCGAACCTTACCAGCCCACCGAACAAGACTTTCGCCATCTGCGCGTCGATGCGAATAAAATCCCCACCGATCGCTGGCAAAAGGGACGAGGTTGTAAAATGTGCTTTAACTCCGGTTACTTGGGACGAGAAGCGATCGTCGAACTGCTCGATGTTGACCAAACCGTCCGCGAAATCATCTACGACGGTACAATGACGCAACTGCATCGATATTTGCGCCAAAGTAATTTTGCCTCTTTTAAGGTCGCCGCGATCGAAAAAGTCACGGCGGGTATTACGACTGTCGAAGAGGTACTGCGGGTTTTGCCGTACAGCGCTTTACAGTAAAGAGCAAGCAACTCCCAATATGAATATAACTGTTTACCGATCGCCGATAACTGAAAAATGTATCTCACTTGGCTCGATAGTAACTCCTGGCTTATTGAACTCGGCACGCAGAGAATCCTGCTGGATCCTTGGCTTGTCGGTTCGCTCGTTTTCAGCAATTCTCCTTGGTTATTCCGAGGACAACGGGACGCTTCTCGTCCGATTCCAGAAAATATTGACTTAATTCTGCTGTCTCAAGGGCTGGAAGATCACGCCCACCCGCCAACATTGGAGCAATTAGATCGCAGCATTCCCGTAGTTGCTTCTCCCAATGCTGCTAAAGTCGTGCAAAAATTAGGCTATCAAAGTGTCACTGCGATCGCGCACGGCGAAACCTATACCCTTAAGGATTGCGTTCGCATTCAAGCCTTTCCCGGCGCTCCAATTGGGCCATTTCTCACGGAAAATGGCTATTTATTAGAAGCGCTAGAAAGCGGGCTGCGCCTCTATTACGAACCGCACGGCTATCATTCTCCCCAAGTCCAGAGTAGCGCCCCTATCGATGTCGCGATTGCGCCCGTTCAAAACTTGGAATTGCCCCTAGCAGGGCCTATCATCCAAGGCTGGGATAGTGCCTTACAAATGTGTCAGATGTTGCAGCCCCAAGTTATTTTACCTACTGCCGCCGGGGGAGAAGTCGTTTATGACGGTCTTTTAGAAGCCTTGCTGCGCGAGAAGGGAAGTGCGGAGGAATTTCGCGCTGTCTTGGCTCAGCATCAACTGGAAACTCGCCTTATCGAACCCGAACCGGGCGAACGGTTTGAATTAAATTTGCTCCCTAAATCAAGAAGCACTACACGATAGCTCGGTAGTGCCTCTTCTTTAAGAGTGGGGTCATATTTCATAAGGTTAAAGACGGTTTTATGAGTTGGATTTCCATTCCGCACGGACAAAAACTCAGTTAAACCTAGGCGGCTTCTAACCAGTCAAAAATTAAATCGAGTTGCTGAAGCGTCACTAATCCATATTGCCAAAGGATCATGGGCAGTTGACTGATGCTGGTGTTGGCTTCGCCGCGACGTAAGGCAGTGGCAATCGATTCAGAGGGAATCGCTAATTCGTCTTGGAGGAAGTTTATAAATTGGTTAGAAATGGGAGACATGGGTTAAAAATAAAGAGGGAGGTGGCACTATTGGGATTGAAATTTATTTTTATTAGCGCTTGAAGATAGGACTTCAGTTTGTTTGGACGAGATTCCGGAATTAAGGGCAGCGAATTTATGCAGCAGCGAGTTGGATTTTTCCCCGGCGCACGGCACGGAATAAACGCGCGATCGCTAGTTTCGTTTGTTCGTCGAGGCTTCCATCGGATACTGCGACTTGTAGCCCCCAGCAGTCTGTTTCTGCCAGTAATCTCGTTTTGCTAGCGGATACAAAAATATCTGCGATCGCATCGGGGAGAAGTTTAGGGGTAGACTGCATCATTTTTGCGTGACGAACTTTGATTCTTCTAAGTGTGCCTGATTTTTCTTACCTTGTTCGTGACCGATCCCCATTTTCGGATGTGAATACGATCGCGTCTATATGTGATGCAAAACACTCGATCCCCGCGATCTCGATCTTAATTTTCCTGAAATTCTCCGTCCGCTTACATGACTCAAAATCAACGCACGACCTGCGTATAAACACTGAAGCGCTAACCAAAAGCTCGTGGATTCTAGCTCGATAGGTGTTGACAGTCGTTAGGAGTGGAGCTATCCTAACGAAGACACAGAAAAACACGGATTTGATTCGTTCATCTTGCCACAGACGATTCAGCCAGTGACGAGACGGAAGTAAGCGATTACGTGCTGAAGGAACGCAAGCTTTCCCCTAGCAATACAGTCACGCCCGCTAAGCATTTGTATATCATGTATGCACCTTTATTCGTTAACTTAGGAGTTGCAGCAGTAGCACTCTACCTAGCTCTCAATACCCCCGAAGAAATCGTTCGAGTAGCGGCTGGCTTTGTCGCAGTTCTTTGTTCGTTTTTAACCCTTTTCTTTGCCCCCTGGCCGGTAAAACTTCTCCTGCTCTTACTGCCCTTCGCGATCGGGAAGTTGCGCCGCCCTCGTAGTCTGTCTGGTAAAGTGGAGAGCTAGCCTTGCTTTGATACGCTTCAAAAGCTCGAACTCGGGAAGTAGGCGGAGTTCGCTCCGGCAAAAAAATGTTGCTTGATATTTTTGCGGAATCGCGCGATCGCTTCGTGTAGAATCCTTTAACCTCTAATTCCTGACTCGCCGTAGGGGCATTTAGTATAATGTCCCTACATTTTTTTGCCTTGGTTCGGGCTACTGGGAGAAAAAGCCCGATAACAGTAGAGGAACGAGTAGAATGGCGATCGCAACGAACAGTAACGTTCCCGGATCGATATTAATCTCGTTGGGGTCTTTTTTGGGATTGTTCATAGCCAGCGCGACCTCGAGCAACTTAGGGATCCTTAAGTATACAAATTATTTTCGGGAGCGATCGAGTTCTATCCCTAAATCCATCGCTGAAGTGTTGGCGGCGAAGGGGTAAACTGATGGCTTATTTGCCAGTAATCGAGGTCAATGTCCGTGAGAAAAGCGCTGCCATCCAATCCCCTCAAAAGAGCGATGCAACGAGATGGATGGATTTTAGCAGGGATCTGGCTGGAGATCGCGCTTTGCGATCGCATTTGGCTAAAGTGCGATCGCGCGATTCCCGCTTGGGATCAAACCAACCACCTCACCGGCACTCTGAACTACCTCAACGCCTTCCAGCACGCGCAATGGTTCTCCCTCAACTGGTGGCGTAGTTTGTGGATGCTTTCATCAAAAAATCCGCCCCTTCCTTACATCGCGACTGCCCCCTTCCAACAGCTATTCGGGCGCGGGCAAGATTCCGCGATGCTGGTGATGCTACTTTGGAGCGCCCTTTTGCTCGCTTGCACCTATGCTTTAGGAAAATATCTTTTCAACCGCCAAGTTGGACTGATAGCCGCCTGCATGGTTGCAATTATGCCGGCAATGTACCTAAATCGGCTCCAGTACCTCGTCGATTATCCCCTAGCTGCCCTCGTTACCGCCAGTTTCTATTGCCTGACGCGCTGGCAAACAGTAAGTAATCCATCTCCCCCTCCCCCCGTCTCCCCCTCTCCCCGTCTCCCCCTCCCCCCGTCTCTCCTCAATGCGTTAGGATTTGGCTTCTTTCTCGGACTGGCAATGCTGACTAAGCAGTCCGTTATCTTCTTTTTATTCGTTCCTTCGGTTTGGGTGGTAGCGCAAAATTTGTGGCGGCGGGCTTGGGGAAGATTGCTGCAATTACTGCTTGCCTTTATCTTAGCGGGCGCGATCGCTTTTCCTTGGTATAGTACGAATTGGATTTATTTCATCGGCAATTTTCAAAGCGGCATTGCTTCTGCTGCCGTTCGGGAAGGGGATCCGCCCCTCAATACCCTCGCCGCTTGGACGTACTATTTTAAGCTGTTTCCGGCTGCCTTCTCTTGGCCGTTGTCGATCGTGCCAATTGTTGCTTTACTGTTAGCGGCGGGGCGGAAATTTATTGCGGCGCGATCTCGTAGGGATTCGCTTCGCGGCGCGCATCCTAGCTTGGTTTCGCTGCGATGGTTGGCGTTGTTTATCGCTTCTTCCTACTTACTCTGTTCGGCATTGGTGAATAAGGACGCACGCTATATTGTGCCGATGCTTCCGGCGTTGGCGGTGGTGCTGGCTTGGGGGTTGACGTTGTTACCGAAACGCTGGGGAGGCGCGCGCTGGGGCGTTTTGGGGCTGGGGGCGTTACTGGCGATCCTTAATTTATTTCCCCTAGGCGGCGCGGCGATAGGTTCGGGGTTGCGCGCGTTTTCGCTGTCCAATCCTTCCTATCCTTATACAGGTATCGATCTGCCCCAACAAGCAATCGTTGCAGAGATTATCCGCACGACACCGCAATTGCAAGCAACGGTAGGCGTAATGCCGGTTACGCCGCCGTTCAATCATAATAATTTTAATTATTATGGGGCTTTAGCGAATTTTCAGGTTTATGGGCGCGAAGTCGGCGTTAGAGATCGCCGCGTCGAACGGGATTTGCGATCGCTGGATTGGTTTATTACTAAAAATGGTGATTTGGGGACGGATAAACCTTCAACGCTGGAGTTGGTACGGCGCGTTGAAAGTAGCAACGATTTTAAACTGCAAAAAACTTGGCAGCTACCCGATGGCAGCCTCACGAAGTTATACCATCGCCTCGTCCCCTCCGTGCAAGTACGGACGCTATCCGGAGAAATACTGAGAGTGCGTTTGGACAGCGCGATCGCGCCTGCGGTCGTGCCGCCGGGACAACCCGTTCCCGTAACTTATACTTGGTCTGGGGGTTTGCAGCAGTTGCGTTCTGGGATAGTTTTATTGAGTTGGCAGCCGACGTTTGCCCCGAATTCCGGCGGTTGGATTCACGATCGCGCGATCGGCAACGGGCAACTCTTTTCGGGCAATTTAACCGCCGCGCAACAGCAACAATCGTTTGAAGTGGTGGAACGGACGGCGATGTTACCGCCGACAAGCTTAGCACCGGGAACCTATCGACTTGAAGCGACTTATTTAAACCGCGAGACGGGGGAACGTTACCCGATTGCCGTTCCTTCAGTTAATATACGGGTTGACTCGAATGCGCCCCCAACTCCCGCCCCCGAACTCGATCTTGTTACCCAACTCCGCAACTTAGCCCAAAAACTTCCCCAAGGAATTACTGCCCTAGACCCCGTTTTCGATGACATTGGGCGTATTAATCAATATGACCCCGTACAAGATTATACGCAGCAAGCCGAGATTTCTTTAAAAGCACGCTTGCAGCAAGATCCGAACAATGGGGAGTGGGCTTATGCGCTAGCATTATCGCAAGTCTTGCAGGAAGATGCGGAGGGTGCGATCGCGGCGTTGCAAAATGTGGTTCGTCTCGATCCGCAGAATCCTTACGCCCATGCTTATCTCGCCTTTGTTTACCTCTACAGTTGGCGGGGGAAAGCCGCACAAAACGCCTTAAAACCCGCGATCGTGCTGCAACCCAACAGTCTCGAAATCCAAGCCTTAAACGGCGTTTCTGCACTGATGCAGGGGCATTTAATTGAAGCTTGGCAGACTTGGGAAAAAATCGGAAATAGAATTAAAAAGATATAGAGCAT includes these proteins:
- a CDS encoding phospholipid carrier-dependent glycosyltransferase, with translation MQRDGWILAGIWLEIALCDRIWLKCDRAIPAWDQTNHLTGTLNYLNAFQHAQWFSLNWWRSLWMLSSKNPPLPYIATAPFQQLFGRGQDSAMLVMLLWSALLLACTYALGKYLFNRQVGLIAACMVAIMPAMYLNRLQYLVDYPLAALVTASFYCLTRWQTVSNPSPPPPVSPSPRLPLPPSLLNALGFGFFLGLAMLTKQSVIFFLFVPSVWVVAQNLWRRAWGRLLQLLLAFILAGAIAFPWYSTNWIYFIGNFQSGIASAAVREGDPPLNTLAAWTYYFKLFPAAFSWPLSIVPIVALLLAAGRKFIAARSRRDSLRGAHPSLVSLRWLALFIASSYLLCSALVNKDARYIVPMLPALAVVLAWGLTLLPKRWGGARWGVLGLGALLAILNLFPLGGAAIGSGLRAFSLSNPSYPYTGIDLPQQAIVAEIIRTTPQLQATVGVMPVTPPFNHNNFNYYGALANFQVYGREVGVRDRRVERDLRSLDWFITKNGDLGTDKPSTLELVRRVESSNDFKLQKTWQLPDGSLTKLYHRLVPSVQVRTLSGEILRVRLDSAIAPAVVPPGQPVPVTYTWSGGLQQLRSGIVLLSWQPTFAPNSGGWIHDRAIGNGQLFSGNLTAAQQQQSFEVVERTAMLPPTSLAPGTYRLEATYLNRETGERYPIAVPSVNIRVDSNAPPTPAPELDLVTQLRNLAQKLPQGITALDPVFDDIGRINQYDPVQDYTQQAEISLKARLQQDPNNGEWAYALALSQVLQEDAEGAIAALQNVVRLDPQNPYAHAYLAFVYLYSWRGKAAQNALKPAIVLQPNSLEIQALNGVSALMQGHLIEAWQTWEKIGNRIKKI
- a CDS encoding MBL fold metallo-hydrolase codes for the protein MYLTWLDSNSWLIELGTQRILLDPWLVGSLVFSNSPWLFRGQRDASRPIPENIDLILLSQGLEDHAHPPTLEQLDRSIPVVASPNAAKVVQKLGYQSVTAIAHGETYTLKDCVRIQAFPGAPIGPFLTENGYLLEALESGLRLYYEPHGYHSPQVQSSAPIDVAIAPVQNLELPLAGPIIQGWDSALQMCQMLQPQVILPTAAGGEVVYDGLLEALLREKGSAEEFRAVLAQHQLETRLIEPEPGERFELNLLPKSRSTTR
- a CDS encoding DUF2949 domain-containing protein — its product is MSPISNQFINFLQDELAIPSESIATALRRGEANTSISQLPMILWQYGLVTLQQLDLIFDWLEAA